The Corticium candelabrum chromosome 18, ooCorCand1.1, whole genome shotgun sequence genome includes a region encoding these proteins:
- the LOC134194135 gene encoding uncharacterized protein K02A2.6-like, whose product MSTEDSPRSSAELGAREAPDRQGDDTEDVAAGAACAAAQLLVQATFPSPGPLQVKGNLAENWREWSQLWRSYETVTRMTSQPDEYRLASFITCIGRAGLRIYNSLPFAEEAEKTDMARVIELMEAHCVGEANVTYERFVLDQRRQNHGEPFDKFLTSVREQAQRCRFGDQESDMIRDRIVCGVHDQGLRKQLLQRKNLSLADCVDLCRAYEATEKRAKTMSGADTEVHRVQKQYVPKSSKVKSKRYQSKDTVKVSAKTECQYCGLQHAKGRVNCPANGKQCSKCGKLNHYARKCRSQPSVKSRVHCAQESVSSDEAEELMTLTLTGQHDVNAVRTAKYRPQIMATMLLEGKSMVQFQVDTGASCNVIRRADVPKHVKLESTPQVLTLYDRSKVTPVGRCTLRLKNPRNNRNYRAHFVVVDRAAVSILGSRAAQQMQLVTVQYDRIQLLDAPSTHPAVETDKDLMTVENVSERYPQVFDGKVGSLGQPLQLDIDETVTPVQIPVRRVPVAMRQPLKAELDKLERTGVIEKISRPTKWMSSMVAVKKANGTIRICLDPKPLNRALKRSRYQIPVLDDILPQLANAKVFTVADVKSGFWHIELDQKSRELTTFGTPFGRYCYKRMPFGISVAPEVFQRRLHEMVADIDGVWAIADDILIAGIGDTEESAVADHEKKLKQLLRRCQERGVRLNRDKLRIRKTNVPYMGHILTTEGVRPDPAKVKAILAMDRPNDVAAVRRLVGVVTYLAKYLRNLTDISEPLHQLTRRDVEWKWTNQQERAFEQIKAAVSSAPVLRYFSAEDSVTLQCDASSVGLGVALMQNGQPVAYASRRLTDAEERYAQIEKELLAIVYGLERFDQYTYGRAVDVESDHKPLEVIAKKPLQAAPKRLQRMLLRIQRYDITIRYKKGTDMHLADTLSRAPVESDRRSREETNREDILAIDADEEQDNALLSLKPETVQKIRQATIADDGIKQLKEMIFSGWPDHKKQIPRALTPYFGVRDQLVVQNGLVFCGDRLLVPDQLRSHMLDRVHSTHLGINGCIRRAKQSIWWPGMTGQIRDKIESCEECNKYPVKQSKETLVSHHVPERPWVKVGVDLFEYRSKHYLVISDYQSNFLEMERLHETTSKSVIKSLKQQFARHGIPEHLFSDNGPQFQSQEFAHFADVWNFQHNTASPGYPKSNGKAENAVKVAKRILKKSREAGTDVYLALLDYRNTPSEGLATSPAQRLFNRRTRTLLPTKASLLEPKMNPDESDHQRVNKDKQKANYDRNARNLPQLRPGDTVRVQPLTQKRDVVWPKAVVTNVLPNRSYRIVTEHGKELRRNRVHLRKVKEEPVRIPTQQVKDTAGGRNDNHAPQQVVQSKTTKTPKRQIENRPVSTTTSQDNSTRTTRSGRVVKSPKYLQDYVT is encoded by the coding sequence ATGAGTACTGAAGACAGTCCACGAAGCAGCGCTGAGCTAGGAGCCAGGGAAGCGCCCGACCGGCAAGGTGACGACACGGAAGACGTTGCAGCTGGAGCTGCATGCGCAGCGGCTCAACTGCTAGTTCAAGCGACCTTTCCCAGTCCTGGACCACTTCAGGTAAAAGGTAATTTGGCAGAGAATTGGCGTGAATGGAGCCAACTCTGGAGATCGTACGAGACCGTGACGCGGATGACGTCGCAGCCAGATGAATACAGGCTTGCGTCGTTTATCACATGCATTGGTAGAGCAGGGTTGCGCATATACAATAGCTTACCATTCGCAGAGGAGGCGGAGAAGACGGATATGGCAAGAGTGATTGAGCTAATGGAAGCGCATTGCGTGGGTGAAGCAAATGTTACGTACGAACGCTTTGTCCTTGATCAGAGGCGGCAGAATCATGGTGAGCCATTTGACAAATTTCTAACGTCGGTGAGAGAGCAAGCTCAACGTTGTCGGTTTGGTGACCAAGAAAGCGACATGATCCGTGATAGAatcgtgtgtggtgtgcatgaTCAGGGGTTGCGTAAACAACTCCTGCAAAGAAAGAATCTCTCATTAGCAGACTGTGTTGATCTATGCAGGGCGTATGAGGCTACCGAGAAGAGGGCCAAGACGATGAGCGGAGCAGATACTGAAGTACACAGGGTGCAGAAGCAGTACGTACCCAAGTCCTCCAAAGTGAAGTCAAAGAGATATCAGTCTAAAGACACAGTGAAGGTGAGCGCTAAGACTGAATGTCAGTATTGTGGTTTGCAGCATGCAAAGGGACGCGTGAACTGCCCAGCGAACGGAAAGCAGTGTAGCAAGTGTGGCAAACTAAATCACTATGCGCGGAAGTGCCGTAGTCAGCCAAGCGTGAAGTCGCGTGTACACTGTGCGCAGGAATCTGTAAGTAGTGATGAGGCAGAAGAGCTCATGACGCTGACTCTCACAGGGCAGCATGATGTCAATGCAGTTAGGACAGCGAAGTACAGACCACAGATCATGGCAACAATGCTGTTGGAAGGCAAGTCGATGGTACAGTTTCAAGTTGACACCGGTGCCTCGTGTAATGTGATACGGAGAGCTGATGTGCCAAAACATGTCAAACTGGAGTCTACCCCTCAGGTTCTAACCCTCTATGATCGTTCGAAGGTGACTCCCGTAGGACGCTGTACGCTCCGATTGAAGAATCCTAGAAATAATCGAAACTACCGTGCGCATTTCGTAGTAGTTGATCGAGCAGCAGTCTCTATTTTGGGTTCACGTGCGGCGCAACAAATGCAATTAGTGACAGTGCAGTATGATCGAATACAGCTGTTGGATGCTCCGTCTACACACCCCGCTGTAGAAACAGACAAGGATCTCATGACGGTAGAGAATGTTAGTGAGCGATATCCGCAAGTGTTTGACGGCAAAGTTGGATCGTTAGGACAGCCGTTACAACTTGACATAGATGAGACAGTGACACCGGTTCAGATTCCCGTACGACGTGTTCCTGTAGCGATGAGACAACCGTTGAAAGCTGAATTAGACAAACTAGAGCGGACTGGAGTAATAGAAAAGATAAGTAGACCGACCAAATGGATGTCTAGTATGGTGGCCGTGAAGAAAGCGAACGGTACCATCAGGATCTGCCTAGACCCCAAACCTCTGAATCGAGCGCTGAAGAGATCGCGGTATCAGATACCAGTCCTGGATGATATCCTACCGCAGTTAGCAAATGCTAAAGTTTTTACGGTGGCTGACGTAAAAAGTGGTTTTTGGCATATTGAACTGGATCAGAAGTCAAGGGAGCTGACGACGTTTGGTACCCCGTTTGGTAGATATTGTTACAAACGTATGCCGTTTGGCATCTCCGTAGCGCCAGAAGTTTTCCAACGGAGACTGCACGAAATGGTTGCTGACATTGATGGTGTGTGGGCCATTGCAGATGATATTCTGATCGCAGGCATTGGAGATACTGAAGAGAGCGCAGTAGCAGATCATGAGAAGAAGCTGAAACAGCTCTTGAGACGTTGTCAGGAGCGAGGAGTGCGTTTAAACCGAGACAAACTTCGCATAAGAAAGACGAATGTTCCATACATGGGTCACATCTTGACCACGGAAGGTGTGAGACCAGATCCAGCAAAGGTGAAAGCTATTCTAGCAATGGACAGACCGAATGACGTGGCAGCAGTTCGTCGTTTGGTAGGAGTAGTAACTTATCTTGCCAAATACCTTCGGAATCTAACTGACATTAGTGAACCTCTACATCAATTGACCAGAAGAGACGTGGAGTGGAAATGGACGAATCAGCAAGAGAGAGCTTTTGAGCAGATAAAAGCAGCAGTTAGTTCCGCtccagttcttcgatatttttcAGCTGAAGATAGTGTTACGCTACAATGTGATGCGTCCAGTGTTGGACTCGGTGTTGCGTTGATGCAAAACGGGCAACCTGTAGCGTATGCTAGCAGACGACTCACAGATGCGGAGGAGCGCTATGCGCAAATAGAAAAGGAATTGTTAGCAATAGTTTACGGACTCGAACGGTTTGATCAGTATACCTATGGTCGTGCAGTAGATGTGGAATCCGACCACAAACCGCTAGAGGTGATTGCAAagaagccgttgcaggcagcGCCAAAACGTCTTCAACGTATGTTGTTACGTATACAGCGGTACGACATCACCATTCGATATAAGAAAGGAACAGATATGCATTTAGCAGACACTCTATCCCGAGCACCAGTAGAGAGTGACAGAAGATCTAGAGAAGAGACTAATCGGGAAGATATTTTGGCAATAGACGCAGATGAGGAACAAGACAATGCTTTGCTATCTTTGAAACCTGAAACAGTACAAAAGATTAGACAGGCAACAATCGCGGATGATGGTATTAAGCAGCTGAAGGAAATGATTTTTTCAGGATGGCCAGATCACAAGAAGCAGATACCGAGAGCACTGACCCCTTATTTTGGTGTTCGTGATCAGCTGGTAGTACAGAATGGACTAGTCTTTTGTGGAGACAGACTTCTAGTCCCGGATCAACTGCGATCCCATATGCTAGACAGAGTACATTCGACGCACTTGGGCATCAATGGCTGCATTCGTCGTGCAAAACAAAGTATTTGGTGGCCAGGCATGACAGGACAGATAAGAGACAAGATAGAGTCATGTGAAGAATGCAACAAGTATCCAGTGAAGCAGTCTAAGGAGACACTAGTATCGCACCATGTCCCAGAACGACCTTGGGTGAAAGTTGGAGTTGATTTGTTTGAGTATAGGTCCAAGCACTACTTGGTAATTTCAGATTACCAAAGCAATTTTCTTGAGATGGAGCGACTACATGAAACAACGTCGAAGTCTGTGATCAAATCATTGAAACAACAATTTGCTAGACACGGAATTCCTGAGCACTTGTTTAGCGATAATGGGCCGCAATTTCAGTCACAAGAATTTGCTCATTTTGCAGACGTATGGAATTTTCAACATAATACTGCAAGTCCAGGATATCCGAAGAGTAACGGAAAAGCTGAAAATGCAGTTAAAGTAGCCAAGAGAATTCTCAAGAAGTCGCGAGAAGCAGGTACAGATGTTTACCTAGCATTACTTGATTATCGGAACACCCCGAGTGAAGGACTTGCCACAAGTCCAGCACAACGACTGTTCAATAGGAGAACACGCACCCTTCTTCCGACGAAAGCTAGTCTTCTTGAACCAAAGATGAATCCAGATGAGAGTGACCATCAGCGggtcaacaaagacaaacaaaaggcgAATTACGACAGAAACGCTCGAAATTTGCCACAATTGCGTCCAGGTGATACGGTACGAGTACAGCCACTAACACAGAAACGAGACGTAGTGTGGCCGAAGGCAGTAGTGACTAATGTGCTACCCAATAGATCTTATAGAATAGTGACGGAACATGGTAAAGAATTGAGACGCAATAGGGTTCATCTGAGGAAGGTCAAGGAAGAACCAGTGAGGATTCCTACCCAGCAGGTAAAGGACACAGCAGGAGGAAGGAATGACAACCATGCACCTCAGCAAGTTGTACAGTCAAAGACTACGAAAACACCgaagagacagatagagaaCCGGCCAGTATCTACCACTACCTCCCAAGACAACTCAACGAGAACTACCAGAAGTGGACGAGTGGTGAAGAGTCCAAAGTATCTTCAAGACTATGTTACGTAG
- the LOC134194337 gene encoding oxidoreductase HTATIP2-like: MTERLDEKGICDACCIFSQVYTEVLSLGRRTTTIPDVYKATESDLKKLKQEIVDFDLEKFTVENWKSYFEGKDVLFVALGSILAEARRQPGRTIDTYRLVDFHLVLRCAEIAKAAGVRHVSMLSAHDANSSSWFNMLKVKGEAEDAVEALGFERTSIWRLQSVDKGQNSFVEKLCKFFFKTVLVEDLGRALREESEQWALRKADFPPVSRYAVRDIFEFVRQAKEAEAKKGDNGAISEGNEASQQPGYDQLDEGSDPLGGATSSGKNNKQED, from the exons ATGACTGAACGTCTAGATG AAAAAGGGAT TTGTGATGCGTGTTGCATATTTTCTCAGGTTTACACTGAAGTACTATCGTTGGGCAGAAGAACAACTACTATTCCTGATGTTTACAAAGCTACGGAGTCTGACCTCAAAAAGCTGAAACAAGAAATTGTTG ATTTTGATTTGGAGAAGTTTACGGTAGAGAACTGGAAATCGTACTTTGAGGGCAAGGATGTGCTTTTTGTAGCTCTTGGAAGTATTCTCGCAGAAGCTAGACGACAGCCTGGCAGGACAATA GATACTTACCGACTCGTCGACTTTCATTTGGTGTTGCGTTGTGCTGAGATTGCTAAAGCTGCAGGAGTTCGCCACGTGAGCATGTTGTCAGCACATGATGCGAATTCAAGTAGCTGGTTTAACATGTTGAAAGTCAAGGGCGAG GCTGAAGATGCTGTCGAGGCTTTAGGCTTCGAAAGAACATCAATCTGGAGATTACAATCTGTTGACAAAGGCCAAAACTCATTCGTTGAAAAACTTTGCA AATTCTTCTTCAAGACCGTTCTTGTTGAAGACCTAGGACGGGCTCTAAGGGAAGAGTCGGAGCAGTGGGCTCTAAGAAAAGCTGATTTTCCCCCAGTTTCTCGATATGCAGTGCGGGACATTTTTGAGTTTGTGAGGCAGGCAAAAGAAGCCGAAGCCAAAAAGGGAGACAATGGTGCGATCTCCGAAGGCAACGAAGCTAGTCAGCAACCAGGCTATGATCAATTAGATGAAGGAAGTGATCCACTTGGTGGCGCAACGTCAAGTggaaaaaacaacaaacaagaagactaA
- the LOC134194305 gene encoding uncharacterized protein LOC134194305: MRYGRHQILSTAGVQQGDPLSPLLFSLVILELLDSIGAISNLHLQIWYLDDGTFFGSRESVSSLLQSVSEKGPSYGLHVNLNKCELYWPSGDQAFPLFPSQVSRLSEGVELLGSPVHGSVDFFRSSISKRVDKVLESQTLLSNLEDPQVELHLLRSCQSICKINHLLRTVTPALLTDQLRRFDVGLRRSLEIICRSSITDTAWLQATLPVRLGGLGLREAVKSAPAAYVGSCNSTKLLVQDFLRKACNSLASTNVHVPTSLLLEESESYLQSCSFLKNEHSHLLLDFNNSTQRQIQSKLDADLFNCLLNNASLRDRARLNSISTPHAGAWLRAIPNPNLGLSMLSHEFVISIRLWLGIKMFPSPPTSILCTCRQHIDPFGDHLISCGTGPERTRRHNALAEVIFQALLVENKDVVKEVRCSGSDESRPGDVFHPDFLEGKPAYFDITVRNSLQPLYVTKAAVRAGAAAEAGEEQKDTRHEANVLATGGLFYPLVLETLGFWSPFSIKTLKAIASKTSAVSGIRFHQAFQNLTQQLSVQLWKYNARMLFRRIQLEVQDIDSWDIPTVA; the protein is encoded by the coding sequence ATGCGTTACGGTAGGCATCAAATCTTATCTACAGCTGGTGTCCAACAGGGAGATCCCTTGAGCCCTCTTCTGTTCTCACTTGTGATTCTGGAATTATTGGATTCTATTGGCGCTATTTCGAACCTACACCTTCAAATTTGGTATTTGGATGATGGGACATTTTTCGGCTCGAGAGAGTCTGTATCTTCTTTATTACAAAGTGTTTCGGAAAAGGGTCCCAGTTATGGCTTACATGTCAACTTAAATAAATGTGAACTATACTGGCCGTCTGGAGACCAAGCTTTTCCCTTGTTTCCCAGTCAAGTCAGTCGTTTGTCAGAAGGGGTTGAGTTGCTAGGATCACCAGTCCATGGCTCTGTAGACTTTTTCAGATCATCTATATCCAAACGTGTTGATAAAGTCTTGGAGTCTCAAACGCTTCTGAGTAACCTTGAGGATCCACAAGTTGAATTGCATTTGCTACGGAGCTGTCAGAGTATCTGTAAAATCAATCATTTGTTACGTACTGTGACTCCTGCTTTGTTGACAGACCAATTACGCCGTTTCGATGTCGGCTTACGTCGATCTTTGGAAATCATCTGTCGATCCTCCATTACAGACACAGCATGGTTGCAGGCTACACTACCTGTACGACTTGGGGGTCTCGGTTTGAGAGAAGCAGTCAAGTCTGCACCAGCTGCATACGTGGGGAGTTGTAATTCCACAAAATTGTTAGTCCAAGATTTCCTTAGGAAAGCTTGTAATTCTCTGGCCTCAACAAACGTACACGTTCCGACTTCACTGCTATTGGAAGAATCTGAAAGTTATCTTCAGAGTTGTTCCTTTCTGAAAAACGAACACAGTCATTTGCTTCTAGATTTCAACAACTCGACTCAACGACAAATTCAATCAAAACTCGATGctgatttattcaattgtttattGAACAATGCCAGCTTGAGAGACAGAGCTCGTTTAAATTCCATCAGTACACCCCATGCGGGAGCGTGGTTGAGGGCAATACCAAACCCTAATCTCGGCCTTTCCATGCTTTCTCATGAGTTTGTCATTtctatacggctctggttaGGGATTAAGATGTTTCCCTCTCCTCCAACTTCGATCCTGTGCACTTGTCGTCAACACATCGATCCTTTTGGAGATCACCTCATCAGCTGTGGTACAGGTCCAGAACGCACCAGAAGACACAACGCATTGGCAGAAGTCATTTTCCAGGCGTTATTAGTTGAGAATAAAGACGTGGTAAAGGAAGTGAGATGCAGTGGTAGTGACGAAAGTCGTCcaggtgatgtttttcatcctgacttttTAGAGGGCAAACCAGCTTATTTCGACATAACAGTCAGAAACTCATTGCAGCCATTGTACGTGACAAAAGCAGCAGTAAGGGCTGGGGCAGCAGCTGAAGCAGGTGAAGAACAGAAGGACACACGTCACGAAGCAAACGTTCTGGCAACAGGTGGTCTTTTTTACCCCTTGGTATTGGAAACATTGGGTTTCTGGTCTCCGTTCAGCATTAAAACGTTAAAAGCTATTGCATCTAAAACTTCAGCTGTCAGCGGAATTCGATTCCATCAAGCTTTCCAGAATTTGACGCAACAACTTTCGGTACAGTTGTGGAAATACAATGCAAGGATGTTGTTCAGAAGAATTCaacttgaagtacaggacattgatagttgggatatacccACCGTAGCGTAG